From one Gemella morbillorum genomic stretch:
- a CDS encoding acyltransferase family protein, with protein MSNNKTRYLPSIDSLRALAVLAVIIYHIDVNYLPGGFLGVDLFFVLSGYLISSLIIKEYKKTGTLNLYNFYMRRARRLLPAVYFMITVCLLFMVLFNGVLLRKSHLDAVFGYIYSSNWWYIFHKLDYFDSFGAQSPFKHLWSLAIEEQFYMFFPLIFLIFNRRKKEEGQLSSLNKNFIYIVLGLILISLVTHILLFDINNINRIYFGTDTRAFSLLVGVVGALVYPMDKLSSPTNAKESVLYSVASLTSISTLIAIMFYASEYNTWLYRGGFLLVAVLGLIIIISSGKQHTFISKALSFRPIVFIGKISYSLYLWHFPIIVLTTPVSEIGNPNLFYVTLRIILTVIAATLSYLFVETPIRKLGFVNYINLLCKRIRKLRLNVKRGIVSSFAVVLILSVMGLFGKGVPFLSTAFVKKMDANKESQFLNNDNNAENNPNQSEEKKENEENNKEEKKYSTLLIIGDSLTVDIGEKVKEKYPGAIIDGKISRQLTAATTTAQNYTKYNSENTAVIFQLGTNGPFTEAQAEELIKLFDKSDIYFVNVKVPRAWEKTVNTALNDLKEKHQNITIVDWYTVANSQGDYFEPDRVHLNQNGIAEMINSIEKSLKHPVEIK; from the coding sequence ATGAGTAATAATAAAACAAGATACCTTCCTAGTATAGATAGTTTGAGAGCATTAGCAGTTTTAGCGGTTATTATTTATCATATTGATGTAAATTATTTACCTGGTGGATTTTTAGGAGTTGATTTATTCTTTGTCTTATCAGGGTATTTAATTAGTTCATTAATAATAAAAGAATATAAAAAAACAGGAACTCTTAATTTATATAATTTTTATATGAGAAGGGCGCGTCGACTACTACCAGCTGTTTATTTTATGATAACAGTTTGTTTGCTATTCATGGTATTGTTTAATGGAGTTTTACTTCGAAAAAGTCATCTTGATGCGGTATTTGGTTACATATATTCAAGTAACTGGTGGTATATTTTTCATAAACTTGATTATTTTGATAGTTTTGGTGCGCAAAGTCCATTTAAACATTTATGGTCACTTGCGATAGAAGAACAATTTTATATGTTTTTCCCACTAATATTCTTAATATTCAATCGTCGAAAAAAAGAAGAGGGGCAATTATCTTCATTAAATAAAAACTTTATATATATTGTATTAGGATTAATTTTAATATCATTAGTAACACATATCTTGTTATTTGATATTAATAATATAAATAGAATTTATTTTGGAACTGATACACGAGCGTTTTCGTTATTAGTAGGAGTGGTAGGAGCATTAGTTTATCCAATGGATAAGTTATCGAGTCCAACAAATGCTAAAGAAAGTGTACTATATAGTGTAGCCTCTCTTACTTCGATTTCTACATTAATAGCAATAATGTTTTATGCAAGTGAATATAATACATGGTTGTATAGGGGAGGTTTTTTATTAGTTGCTGTTTTGGGATTAATAATAATTATAAGTAGTGGCAAGCAGCATACATTTATTTCAAAAGCGCTATCATTCAGACCGATAGTTTTTATAGGGAAAATTTCGTATAGTTTATACTTATGGCATTTCCCAATTATCGTATTAACAACACCAGTTTCAGAAATAGGAAACCCAAACTTATTTTACGTTACTTTAAGAATTATTCTAACGGTAATAGCAGCCACACTAAGTTATTTATTTGTAGAAACACCGATTCGAAAACTGGGATTCGTAAACTATATTAATTTACTATGCAAGAGAATACGAAAACTTCGTTTAAATGTAAAACGTGGAATAGTTTCAAGTTTTGCAGTCGTATTAATATTATCTGTGATGGGATTATTCGGAAAAGGTGTTCCATTCCTTTCTACAGCTTTTGTAAAAAAAATGGATGCAAATAAAGAAAGTCAGTTTTTAAATAATGATAATAACGCAGAAAATAATCCTAATCAATCAGAAGAGAAAAAAGAGAATGAGGAAAATAATAAAGAAGAAAAAAAATATAGCACATTATTAATTATTGGTGATTCTCTAACAGTTGATATAGGGGAAAAAGTAAAAGAAAAATACCCAGGAGCTATTATTGATGGGAAGATTAGCCGTCAACTAACAGCAGCAACAACAACCGCTCAAAATTATACTAAGTATAATAGTGAAAACACAGCCGTTATATTCCAATTAGGAACTAATGGTCCATTTACAGAAGCGCAAGCCGAAGAGTTGATTAAACTCTTTGATAAATCAGATATTTATTTTGTTAATGTAAAAGTACCACGTGCATGGGAAAAAACGGTTAATACAGCTCTAAATGACCTTAAAGAAAAGCACCAAAATATTACTATAGTGGACTGGTATACTGTAGCGAATTCACAAGGGGATTATTTCGAACCAGATAGAGTTCATTTAAACCAAAATGGAATAGCAGAAATGATAAATTCTATTGAAAAGAGTTTAAAACATCCAGTAGAGATAAAATAA
- the gltX gene encoding glutamate--tRNA ligase: protein MTKVRVRYAPSPTGNLHIGNARTALFNYLFAKHYGGDFVLRIEDTDFKRNKEEGERSQLKYMDWLGLDYDEGIGKEKEFGPYRQSERIEIYQKYAEQLLAEDKAYKCYMTAEELEAEREEQVANGLPPRYSGKHAHLTKEEQEQFEKEGRKPSIRIRVPQDRTYSFNDMVKGELSFEGKDFGDFVIVKNDGVATYNFAVAIDDHLMEISHVLRGDDHVSNTPKQLVVYEALGFKPPIFGHMTLIVNENKKKLSKRDETIIQFIEQYDDLGYLPEALFNFITLLGWSPEGEQEIFTREEFVKIFDEKRLSKSPAFFDNNKLTWINNQYIKAQPLERIVNLALPFFVKEGVATQEEVDNNRAWFEKLISLYQPQMSYGAEIVELTKQFFVEEIKFDEEELEILKQDTTVAVFEDFLEKLEVAGDFTSENIKTLIKTIQKDTGVKGKNLFMPIRIASTGSMHGPELNTSLELLGRDRVVARVKAALELIK from the coding sequence ATGACAAAAGTAAGAGTAAGATATGCACCATCTCCAACAGGAAACCTACATATCGGAAATGCAAGAACAGCATTATTTAATTATTTATTTGCAAAACATTATGGAGGAGACTTCGTTTTAAGAATTGAAGATACTGATTTCAAACGTAATAAAGAAGAAGGAGAACGTAGCCAACTTAAATATATGGATTGGTTAGGTCTTGATTATGATGAAGGTATAGGAAAAGAAAAAGAATTTGGTCCATATCGTCAATCAGAAAGAATAGAAATCTACCAAAAATATGCAGAGCAACTTTTAGCAGAAGATAAAGCATACAAATGCTACATGACAGCAGAAGAGTTAGAAGCGGAAAGAGAAGAGCAAGTTGCAAATGGGCTACCACCACGTTATAGTGGAAAACATGCTCACCTTACAAAAGAAGAACAAGAGCAATTTGAAAAAGAAGGACGTAAGCCATCTATCCGTATTCGTGTACCGCAAGATAGAACATATAGCTTTAATGACATGGTAAAAGGTGAACTATCATTCGAAGGAAAAGATTTCGGAGATTTCGTTATCGTTAAAAATGATGGGGTAGCTACATACAACTTTGCAGTAGCAATCGATGATCACCTAATGGAAATTTCTCACGTTCTTCGTGGAGATGACCACGTTTCAAATACACCAAAACAACTGGTAGTTTATGAAGCATTAGGTTTTAAACCACCAATTTTTGGTCATATGACACTTATAGTTAATGAAAACAAGAAAAAATTATCTAAACGTGATGAAACAATTATTCAATTTATCGAACAATATGATGATTTAGGGTACTTACCAGAGGCGCTATTCAATTTTATTACACTATTAGGATGGTCTCCTGAAGGAGAGCAAGAAATCTTTACAAGAGAAGAATTTGTTAAGATTTTTGATGAGAAACGCTTAAGTAAGTCACCAGCGTTCTTTGATAATAATAAACTTACATGGATTAACAACCAATATATTAAAGCTCAACCTTTAGAAAGAATCGTAAACTTAGCTTTACCATTCTTCGTAAAAGAAGGTGTTGCGACTCAAGAAGAAGTTGATAATAATAGAGCGTGGTTTGAAAAATTAATTTCTCTATATCAACCTCAAATGAGTTATGGTGCTGAAATCGTAGAATTAACTAAACAATTCTTTGTTGAAGAAATTAAATTTGATGAAGAAGAACTAGAAATTTTAAAACAAGATACAACAGTAGCTGTATTTGAAGATTTCTTAGAGAAATTAGAAGTAGCAGGAGACTTTACTTCTGAAAACATTAAAACTTTAATAAAAACTATTCAAAAAGATACAGGTGTGAAAGGTAAAAACCTATTTATGCCAATAAGAATAGCTTCGACTGGTTCTATGCACGGACCTGAGTTAAACACAAGTTTAGAATTATTAGGTCGTGATCGAGTAGTAGCTCGTGTAAAAGCAGCATTAGAGCTAATTAAATAA
- a CDS encoding Tex family protein, whose product MYGIITKNLANKLKINEKYVTNVLNLLEEGNTIAFIARYRKELTNSLDEVAIKQIQDEFNYLKSLEERKEEVIRLISEKGLLTDELKKDILAQEKLQRVEDLYRPFKEKKRTKATIAKEKGLENLANFILKLPKKLADLNKEAEKYISEEKEVNSIEDAITYALDIIAENISDNAKYREYVLENTRKFGQITASVKKDGEKKDENGTYKNYYEYGEQVLKIASHRILALNRAEKEGIIRVSIENDKERLYNYILRGLTRNYPTEINELLLECIADSMKRLIYPSIEREIRSDLTKKAEEDSVVIFSENLKQLLMQSPLKNKKVLGIDPAFRTGCKMAIVDEYGNFIDKMVIYPHKPASAEKQEKSKKDLIKFINKHNINLIAIGNGTASRETEKFVVDTLKEAGLKLDYVIVNEAGASVYSASEVAREEFPDFNVEERSAISIARRIQDPLSELVKIDPKSIGVGQYQHDITPKYLEKELTFVVETAVNKVGVNVNTASVSLLSYVSGVNKQIAKNIVAYRQENGKIETIKEIAKVPRLGKKTFEQCVGFFRIPDSKNIFDATGIHPESYKAAEALLKELNLSTKEVGTEEFSSIVDSVDKKQLAEKIGIGIETLEDIIKDLKQPLRDERESFAKPLLKSDILTIDDLQVGVKLAGTVRNITQFGAFIDIGLKQDAMVHVSKISKNYIKNPLDVLSVGQIVDVYVIDIDKQRGRVALAMFKD is encoded by the coding sequence TATGTTACTAATGTACTTAATTTACTTGAAGAGGGTAATACAATAGCTTTTATAGCGAGGTATCGAAAGGAGCTAACTAATTCTTTAGATGAAGTTGCTATAAAGCAAATTCAAGATGAATTTAATTATTTAAAGTCACTTGAAGAAAGAAAAGAAGAAGTAATTAGATTAATATCAGAAAAAGGTTTATTAACGGATGAACTAAAAAAAGATATTTTAGCTCAAGAAAAATTACAAAGAGTAGAAGATTTATATCGCCCATTTAAAGAGAAAAAACGAACTAAAGCGACAATAGCAAAAGAAAAAGGTTTAGAAAATTTAGCTAACTTTATATTGAAATTACCTAAGAAATTAGCAGATTTAAATAAAGAAGCGGAGAAGTATATAAGTGAAGAAAAAGAAGTAAATAGCATTGAAGATGCTATTACTTATGCTTTAGATATTATTGCAGAGAATATTTCAGATAATGCAAAATACCGAGAATATGTATTAGAAAACACAAGAAAATTCGGCCAAATTACAGCTAGTGTAAAAAAAGATGGTGAGAAAAAAGATGAAAATGGTACATATAAAAATTATTATGAATATGGTGAACAAGTTTTAAAAATAGCTTCACATAGGATATTAGCACTAAATAGGGCAGAAAAAGAAGGTATTATCCGAGTTAGCATAGAAAATGACAAAGAAAGATTATACAATTACATCCTTCGTGGGTTAACAAGAAATTATCCAACGGAAATAAATGAACTATTATTAGAGTGTATTGCTGATAGTATGAAACGTTTAATTTATCCATCGATTGAAAGAGAAATTCGTAGCGATTTAACTAAAAAAGCTGAGGAAGATTCAGTGGTCATTTTCTCTGAAAATCTAAAGCAACTGTTAATGCAAAGCCCACTAAAAAACAAAAAAGTTCTAGGTATAGATCCGGCATTTAGAACAGGGTGCAAAATGGCGATAGTAGATGAATATGGTAATTTTATAGATAAAATGGTTATTTATCCACATAAGCCTGCTTCAGCTGAAAAACAAGAAAAATCAAAAAAAGATTTAATTAAATTTATTAATAAACACAATATTAATTTGATTGCTATCGGTAACGGGACAGCCTCACGAGAAACTGAAAAATTTGTAGTTGATACTTTAAAAGAAGCGGGATTAAAATTAGACTACGTAATAGTTAATGAAGCAGGAGCAAGTGTTTATTCTGCTAGTGAGGTAGCTCGTGAAGAATTTCCAGATTTTAATGTGGAAGAACGAAGTGCGATATCAATTGCACGTCGTATTCAAGATCCACTTAGTGAGTTAGTAAAAATTGATCCGAAATCAATAGGTGTAGGACAATATCAACACGATATAACTCCGAAGTACTTAGAAAAAGAATTAACGTTTGTTGTAGAAACGGCCGTTAATAAAGTTGGAGTTAATGTAAATACAGCATCAGTTTCGCTACTATCTTATGTATCAGGAGTTAATAAACAAATTGCAAAAAATATCGTGGCATATCGTCAAGAAAATGGGAAAATAGAAACTATTAAAGAAATTGCTAAAGTTCCAAGGTTAGGTAAAAAAACTTTTGAGCAATGTGTAGGTTTCTTTAGAATACCAGATAGTAAAAATATATTCGATGCAACAGGTATTCACCCAGAGAGTTATAAAGCAGCAGAGGCATTACTTAAAGAGCTAAATCTATCTACAAAAGAAGTAGGTACAGAAGAATTTTCTAGTATTGTAGATAGTGTTGATAAAAAACAGCTGGCTGAAAAAATTGGTATTGGTATAGAAACTCTTGAAGATATTATAAAAGATTTAAAACAGCCTCTTCGAGATGAGCGTGAATCTTTTGCTAAACCATTATTAAAATCAGATATACTTACAATTGACGATCTTCAAGTTGGTGTCAAGTTGGCAGGAACAGTGAGAAATATTACACAATTTGGAGCGTTTATTGATATTGGATTAAAACAGGATGCAATGGTTCATGTTTCTAAAATTAGCAAAAACTATATTAAAAATCCACTAGATGTTCTTAGTGTAGGGCAAATTGTTGATGTTTACGTTATAGACATAGATAAACAAAGAGGCCGTGTTGCACTAGCAATGTTTAAAGATTAA